A genomic stretch from Pseudoliparis swirei isolate HS2019 ecotype Mariana Trench chromosome 18, NWPU_hadal_v1, whole genome shotgun sequence includes:
- the pfkfb4b gene encoding 6-phosphofructo-2-kinase/fructose-2,6-bisphosphatase 4b isoform X2, whose translation MRGSDRPSSMRDRAVCMTNCPTLIVTVGLPARGKTYISKKLTRYLNWIGVPTKEFNVGQYRRECLKIYKSFEFFRPDNEEGLRIRRQCALAALNDVRQYLSVEGGQVAVFDATNTTRERRGTIVKFAEQNGFKVFFVESVCEDPDVIAQNIVQVKLGSPDYMHCNTEEAIEDFMKRIKCYESSYQPLDEVLDRDLSYIKIIDVGSRYLVNRVLDHIQSRIVYYLMNIHITPRSIYLCRHGESDLNIKGRIGGDSGLSPRGNEYAKSLMKFIQDQNINDLKVWTSQMKRTIQTAEGLGVPYEQWKSLNEIDAGVCEEMKYEEIQEHFPLEFALRDQDKYRYRYPKGESYEDLVQRLEPVIMELERQENVLVVCHQAVMRCLLAYFLDKTADELPYLQCPLHTVLKLTPMAYGCKVESVYLGVDSVNTHRERPENVKVQRTPEDALQTVPAHL comes from the exons ATGAGGGGCTCTGACCGCCCCAGCAGCATGCGGGACAGGGCAG tGTGTATGACAAACTGCCCGACCCTCATTGTGACTGTTGGACTTCCAGCTCGAGGGAAGACTTACATCTCGAAGAAGCTCACTCGCTATTTAAACTGGATTGGTGTCCCAACAAAAG AGTTCAATGTGGGCCAGTACCGGAGGGAGTGTCTGAAGATCTACAAGTCCTTTGAGTTCTTTCGTCCAGATAATGAAGAGGGGTTAAGAATCAGACG gcagTGTGCGCTGGCAGCCCTCAACGATGTCCGGCAGTACCTGAGTGTCGAAGGAGGACAGGTGGCG GTGTTTGATGCCACAAATACAACAAGGGAAAGAAGAGGAACGATTGTCAAGTTTGCCGAGCAGAATGGGTTCAAG GTGTTCTTTgtggagtctgtgtgtgaggacCCAGATGTCATCGCACAGAATATAGTG CAAGTGAAGTTGGGCAGTCCAGACTACATGCACTGCAACACAGAGGAGGCCATTGAGGACTTTATGAAGAGGATCAAGTGTTACGAGTCCTCCTATCAGCCTCTGGACGAGGTCCTGgacag GGATCTGTCCTACATAAAGATCATCGACGTGGGCAGTCGTTACCTGGTGAACCGCGTCCTTGACCACATCCAGAGCCGAATCGTCTACTACCTGATGAACATCCACATCACGCCGCGCTCCATCTACCTGTGTCGCCACGGCGAGAGCGACCTCAACATCAAGGGACGGATTGGAGGAGACTCCGGCTTATCCCCCAGAGGAAATgag TATGCCAAAAGTCTGATGAAATTCATCCAGGACCAGAACATCAACGATCTAAAGGTGTGGACCAGCCAGATGAAGAGAACCATCCAGACGGCGGAGGGCCTGGGGGTACCGTACGAACAGTGGAAGTCCCTCAACGAAATTGATGCT ggtgtgtgtgaggaaatGAAGTATGAGGAGATTCAGGAGCATTTCCCTCTGGAGTTTGCACTGAGAGACCAAGACAAGTACCGCTACCGCTACCCGAAAGGAGAG TCTTATGAAGACCTGGTGCAGCGACTGGAGCCAGTGATCATGGAGTTGGAGAGGCAGGAGAATGTTCTGGTGGTTTGCCACCAGGCCGTCATGCGGTGTCTTCTTGCATATTTCCTGGACAAGACTGCAG ATGAGTTGCCTTATCTTCAGTGCCCTTTGCACACGGTATTGAAGTTGACTCCCATGGCTTATG GATGCAAAGTGGAGTCTGTCTACTTGGGCGTGGactctgtgaacacacacagagagcgacCAGAG AATGTGAAAGTGCAGCGCACCCCTGAAGACGCTCTGCAGACGGTCCCAGCTCACCTCTAA
- the arpc4 gene encoding actin-related protein 2/3 complex subunit 4 — protein MTATLRPYLNAVRATLQAALCLENFSSQVVERHNKPEVEVRSSKELLLQPVIISRNDKEKVLIEGSVNSVRVSIAVKQADEIEKILCHKFMRFMMMRAENFFILRRKPVEGYDISFLITNFHTEQMYKHKLVDYVIHFMEEIDKEISEMKLSVNARARIVAEEFLKNF, from the exons ATG ACGGCTACCTTGCGTCCGTATCTCAATGCAGTTCGTGCCACCTTGCAGGCCGCACTATGCCTGGAGAACTTCTCCTCGCAAGTGGTGGAGAGACACAACAAGCCAGAGGTGGAAGTGCG AAGTAGTAAAGAGTTGCTCCTCCAGCCTGTGATCATCAGCCGCAACGACAAGGAGAAAGTTCTGATCGAGGGCTCCGTCAACTCGGTCCGAGTCAGCATCGCTGTCAAGCAG GCAGATGAGATCGAGAAGATTCTGTGCCATAAATTCATGCGTTTCATGATGATGAGAGCTGAGAATTTCTTCATCCTGAGGAGGAAACCAGTGGAG GGCTATGACATCAGCTTCCTCATCACCAACTTTCACACAGAGCAGATGTACAAACACAAACTGGTGGACTATGTCATTCATTTCATGGAGGAAATTGACAAAGAGATCAGTGAGATGAAGCTGTCCGTCAACGCCAGGGCTCGTATTGTTGCTGAGGAGTTCCTCAAAAAT ttctga
- the pfkfb4b gene encoding 6-phosphofructo-2-kinase/fructose-2,6-bisphosphatase 4b isoform X3 translates to MTNCPTLIVTVGLPARGKTYISKKLTRYLNWIGVPTKEFNVGQYRRECLKIYKSFEFFRPDNEEGLRIRRQCALAALNDVRQYLSVEGGQVAVFDATNTTRERRGTIVKFAEQNGFKVFFVESVCEDPDVIAQNIVQVKLGSPDYMHCNTEEAIEDFMKRIKCYESSYQPLDEVLDRDLSYIKIIDVGSRYLVNRVLDHIQSRIVYYLMNIHITPRSIYLCRHGESDLNIKGRIGGDSGLSPRGNEYAKSLMKFIQDQNINDLKVWTSQMKRTIQTAEGLGVPYEQWKSLNEIDAGVCEEMKYEEIQEHFPLEFALRDQDKYRYRYPKGESYEDLVQRLEPVIMELERQENVLVVCHQAVMRCLLAYFLDKTADELPYLQCPLHTVLKLTPMAYGCKVESVYLGVDSVNTHRERPENVKVQRTPEDALQTVPAHL, encoded by the exons ATGACAAACTGCCCGACCCTCATTGTGACTGTTGGACTTCCAGCTCGAGGGAAGACTTACATCTCGAAGAAGCTCACTCGCTATTTAAACTGGATTGGTGTCCCAACAAAAG AGTTCAATGTGGGCCAGTACCGGAGGGAGTGTCTGAAGATCTACAAGTCCTTTGAGTTCTTTCGTCCAGATAATGAAGAGGGGTTAAGAATCAGACG gcagTGTGCGCTGGCAGCCCTCAACGATGTCCGGCAGTACCTGAGTGTCGAAGGAGGACAGGTGGCG GTGTTTGATGCCACAAATACAACAAGGGAAAGAAGAGGAACGATTGTCAAGTTTGCCGAGCAGAATGGGTTCAAG GTGTTCTTTgtggagtctgtgtgtgaggacCCAGATGTCATCGCACAGAATATAGTG CAAGTGAAGTTGGGCAGTCCAGACTACATGCACTGCAACACAGAGGAGGCCATTGAGGACTTTATGAAGAGGATCAAGTGTTACGAGTCCTCCTATCAGCCTCTGGACGAGGTCCTGgacag GGATCTGTCCTACATAAAGATCATCGACGTGGGCAGTCGTTACCTGGTGAACCGCGTCCTTGACCACATCCAGAGCCGAATCGTCTACTACCTGATGAACATCCACATCACGCCGCGCTCCATCTACCTGTGTCGCCACGGCGAGAGCGACCTCAACATCAAGGGACGGATTGGAGGAGACTCCGGCTTATCCCCCAGAGGAAATgag TATGCCAAAAGTCTGATGAAATTCATCCAGGACCAGAACATCAACGATCTAAAGGTGTGGACCAGCCAGATGAAGAGAACCATCCAGACGGCGGAGGGCCTGGGGGTACCGTACGAACAGTGGAAGTCCCTCAACGAAATTGATGCT ggtgtgtgtgaggaaatGAAGTATGAGGAGATTCAGGAGCATTTCCCTCTGGAGTTTGCACTGAGAGACCAAGACAAGTACCGCTACCGCTACCCGAAAGGAGAG TCTTATGAAGACCTGGTGCAGCGACTGGAGCCAGTGATCATGGAGTTGGAGAGGCAGGAGAATGTTCTGGTGGTTTGCCACCAGGCCGTCATGCGGTGTCTTCTTGCATATTTCCTGGACAAGACTGCAG ATGAGTTGCCTTATCTTCAGTGCCCTTTGCACACGGTATTGAAGTTGACTCCCATGGCTTATG GATGCAAAGTGGAGTCTGTCTACTTGGGCGTGGactctgtgaacacacacagagagcgacCAGAG AATGTGAAAGTGCAGCGCACCCCTGAAGACGCTCTGCAGACGGTCCCAGCTCACCTCTAA
- the pfkfb4b gene encoding 6-phosphofructo-2-kinase/fructose-2,6-bisphosphatase 4b isoform X1, translating to MLFKCILPALFCALRCASSPVVTVMRTCCSSADPSRCSLQSQTTRSPPPQLHIGRVTPVIHRMLDNNAEFMLETSPRELTQNPLKKIWMPCKNGHIAQRRVCMTNCPTLIVTVGLPARGKTYISKKLTRYLNWIGVPTKEFNVGQYRRECLKIYKSFEFFRPDNEEGLRIRRQCALAALNDVRQYLSVEGGQVAVFDATNTTRERRGTIVKFAEQNGFKVFFVESVCEDPDVIAQNIVQVKLGSPDYMHCNTEEAIEDFMKRIKCYESSYQPLDEVLDRDLSYIKIIDVGSRYLVNRVLDHIQSRIVYYLMNIHITPRSIYLCRHGESDLNIKGRIGGDSGLSPRGNEYAKSLMKFIQDQNINDLKVWTSQMKRTIQTAEGLGVPYEQWKSLNEIDAGVCEEMKYEEIQEHFPLEFALRDQDKYRYRYPKGESYEDLVQRLEPVIMELERQENVLVVCHQAVMRCLLAYFLDKTADELPYLQCPLHTVLKLTPMAYGCKVESVYLGVDSVNTHRERPENVKVQRTPEDALQTVPAHL from the exons ATGCTCTTTAAGTGCATCCTGCCCGCTTTGTTTTGCGCTCTGCGTTGCGCGTCGTCTCCAGTCGTTACAGTAATGAGAACCTGCTGTTCCTCTGCTGATCCATCCCGCTGCAGTCTGCAGAGTCAGACTACCCGCAGCCCACCGCCTCAGTTACACATAGGCAGGGTAACCCCCGTGATCCACAGGATGTTGGACAACAACGCAGAGTTCATGTTGGAGACTTCTCCTCGGGAACTCACCCAGAACCCGCTCAAGAAGATCTGGATGCCGTGCAAAAACGGCCATATAGCTCAGAGACGGG tGTGTATGACAAACTGCCCGACCCTCATTGTGACTGTTGGACTTCCAGCTCGAGGGAAGACTTACATCTCGAAGAAGCTCACTCGCTATTTAAACTGGATTGGTGTCCCAACAAAAG AGTTCAATGTGGGCCAGTACCGGAGGGAGTGTCTGAAGATCTACAAGTCCTTTGAGTTCTTTCGTCCAGATAATGAAGAGGGGTTAAGAATCAGACG gcagTGTGCGCTGGCAGCCCTCAACGATGTCCGGCAGTACCTGAGTGTCGAAGGAGGACAGGTGGCG GTGTTTGATGCCACAAATACAACAAGGGAAAGAAGAGGAACGATTGTCAAGTTTGCCGAGCAGAATGGGTTCAAG GTGTTCTTTgtggagtctgtgtgtgaggacCCAGATGTCATCGCACAGAATATAGTG CAAGTGAAGTTGGGCAGTCCAGACTACATGCACTGCAACACAGAGGAGGCCATTGAGGACTTTATGAAGAGGATCAAGTGTTACGAGTCCTCCTATCAGCCTCTGGACGAGGTCCTGgacag GGATCTGTCCTACATAAAGATCATCGACGTGGGCAGTCGTTACCTGGTGAACCGCGTCCTTGACCACATCCAGAGCCGAATCGTCTACTACCTGATGAACATCCACATCACGCCGCGCTCCATCTACCTGTGTCGCCACGGCGAGAGCGACCTCAACATCAAGGGACGGATTGGAGGAGACTCCGGCTTATCCCCCAGAGGAAATgag TATGCCAAAAGTCTGATGAAATTCATCCAGGACCAGAACATCAACGATCTAAAGGTGTGGACCAGCCAGATGAAGAGAACCATCCAGACGGCGGAGGGCCTGGGGGTACCGTACGAACAGTGGAAGTCCCTCAACGAAATTGATGCT ggtgtgtgtgaggaaatGAAGTATGAGGAGATTCAGGAGCATTTCCCTCTGGAGTTTGCACTGAGAGACCAAGACAAGTACCGCTACCGCTACCCGAAAGGAGAG TCTTATGAAGACCTGGTGCAGCGACTGGAGCCAGTGATCATGGAGTTGGAGAGGCAGGAGAATGTTCTGGTGGTTTGCCACCAGGCCGTCATGCGGTGTCTTCTTGCATATTTCCTGGACAAGACTGCAG ATGAGTTGCCTTATCTTCAGTGCCCTTTGCACACGGTATTGAAGTTGACTCCCATGGCTTATG GATGCAAAGTGGAGTCTGTCTACTTGGGCGTGGactctgtgaacacacacagagagcgacCAGAG AATGTGAAAGTGCAGCGCACCCCTGAAGACGCTCTGCAGACGGTCCCAGCTCACCTCTAA